In Acholeplasma equirhinis, the following proteins share a genomic window:
- the tadA gene encoding tRNA adenosine(34) deaminase TadA, producing the protein MEDKHIYFMREALKEAEKAYLKDEVPVGAVIVYEDKIIARAHNLRESKQDFTNHAELSAMQKASKKIGSWRLEKCTVYVTLEPCSMCAGAMIQSRIEKVYYGAKDPKAGAVESVVKLLDNRFNHQIHYQGGILEEECAAILKDFFKKLREQK; encoded by the coding sequence AAAGAAGCTGAAAAGGCATATCTTAAAGACGAAGTTCCCGTTGGTGCTGTTATCGTCTATGAAGATAAAATAATTGCAAGAGCACATAATTTGCGTGAAAGTAAACAAGATTTTACAAATCATGCTGAATTATCTGCAATGCAGAAGGCATCTAAAAAAATTGGTAGTTGGCGTCTTGAAAAATGTACAGTTTATGTTACACTAGAACCATGCAGTATGTGTGCTGGAGCAATGATTCAGTCAAGAATTGAAAAAGTATATTATGGAGCAAAAGACCCTAAAGCTGGTGCAGTTGAAAGTGTCGTGAAATTGCTTGATAATCGCTTTAATCATCAAATTCACTATCAAGGTGGTATCCTTGAAGAAGAATGTGCTGCAATACTTAAAGATTTTTTCAAAAAATTAAGAGAACAAAAATAG